The following nucleotide sequence is from uncultured Draconibacterium sp..
TTGAACAGCGAATGGATGTTACTGAGGAGGAATACCTCGAGATGATTCGCTTAAAAACAGCTGTTTTACTGGCTGGAAGCTTAAAGGTTGGAGCGCTTTTGGCAAATGCTCCCGAATTGGTTGCAAATCAACTTTATGATTTTGGAATTAATCTTGGGTTGGCTTTCCAGTTGCAGGACGATCTTTTGGATACTTTTGGCGATCAGGCAGTTTTTGGAAAACAAATTGGTGGCGACATTTTAGCCAATAAAAAAACTTTCCTGCTGATAAATGCACTTGAAAATGCATCAGAAAATGAAAAAGCAACGTTAATAAGTTGGATTGAAAAAACAGATTTTGATCCAAAAGAAAAAATTGCTGCTGTTACCAATTTGTATCAATCAATTGGAATAAAAAATATTGCCGAAGAAAAAGTGAATGACTTTTTTAATAAAGCCGTCTGTATTTTAGACGATTTAAATGTGCAGGATGTTGTAAAACAGCCACTTCGAAACCTTGCACACAAAATGCTTACACGTAAGCATTAAAACGCTTTAACTAAGTTAAATTATCTTACAAAACCCATATGCAAACTTGCATAAAAACAAAACAATGCTAAATTTGTTGGGTCTATAAATTTTAAATGAAAAACGGGTTAAACCGGACTTAAATCTAATCCAATATGGCTCAAAGCATAGGTAAAATATTACAGGTTATCGGACCTGTGGTAGACGTTAGTTTCGATAGTGAAGGCAGCGAACTTCCTGCCATTAACGATGCACTTGAAATTCCTCGCGAAGGCAAAGACAGTTTAATAATCGAATGTCAGCAACACATTGGCGAAAATACGATTCGATGTGTAGCAATGGATTCGACCGATGGTTTACAACGCGGCTCGGCGGTAAAAGCTTTGGGAAGCCCTATTACAATGCCAAAAGGCGAAATCGCATTAGGACGTTTGCTGAATGTGGTGGGCGACTCGGTTGATGGATTGGAACAACTGCCAAAAGAAGGTTTACATATTCATAACGAGCCTCCGAAATATGAAGATCTTACAACAGAAACAGAAGTTTTATACACCGGTATTAAGGTGATTGACTTGATTGAACCTTATGCAAAAGGTGGTAAAATTGGTTTGTTTGGTGGTGCCGGTGTGGGAAAAACCGTACTGATTCAGGAGCTGATTAACAACATTGCCCTTGCGCACTCAGGTTTATCCGTATTTGCAGGTGTTGGAGAACGTA
It contains:
- a CDS encoding polyprenyl synthetase family protein, whose amino-acid sequence is MYSVEELQKIVSTEVEKCSKQLLKNKPVELYNPIHYSLDMGGKRLRPVLVLLAFNMFSNEIEKALPAAIGIEVFHNFTLLHDDIMDKADVRRSRPTVHKQFSENAAILSGDAMAFQSYRYFLEERSEALPEVLEVFSKTALEVCEGQQYDMDFEQRMDVTEEEYLEMIRLKTAVLLAGSLKVGALLANAPELVANQLYDFGINLGLAFQLQDDLLDTFGDQAVFGKQIGGDILANKKTFLLINALENASENEKATLISWIEKTDFDPKEKIAAVTNLYQSIGIKNIAEEKVNDFFNKAVCILDDLNVQDVVKQPLRNLAHKMLTRKH